In the Setaria italica strain Yugu1 chromosome VI, Setaria_italica_v2.0, whole genome shotgun sequence genome, one interval contains:
- the LOC101764234 gene encoding iron-sulfur assembly protein IscA-like 2, mitochondrial — MASSSTRPLLRRLAALAGGRVRANHRLLSSSPSAVSAERASQSPAEPEAVRMTEGCVRRLKQLHGKEPSAEGKMLRLSVEAGGCSGFQYSFSLDDKKNPDDRVFETDGVKLVVDDISYDFVKGATVDYEEELIRSAFVVSTNPSAVGGCSCKSSFMVK, encoded by the exons atggcgtcgtcgtcgacgcGCCCCCTTCTCCGCCGCCTAGCGGCGCTGGCCGGTGGCCGCGTCCGCGCCAACCACCGGctgctctcctcctctccctcggcTGTCTCCGCGGAGCGGGCGTCGCAGTCGCCAGCGGAGCCGGAGGCCGTGCGCATGACGGAGGGTTGCGTCCGG AGATTAAAACAATTACATGGTAAGGAACCATCTGCTGAAGGTAAGATGCTGCGGTTAAGCGTTGAAGCTGGTGGATGTTCTGGGTTCCAGTATTCTTTCTCTCTCGATGACAAGAAAAACCCAGATGACAG GGTCTTTGAGACTGATGGTGTTAAATTGGTTGTGGATGACATCTCGTATGACTTTGTGAAAGGCGCCACTGTGGATTATGAGGAGGAACTTATACGTTCAGCATTTGTG GTCTCTACAAATCCTAGTGCTGTTGGGGGCTGCAGCTGCAAGAGTTCTTTCATGGTCAAATAG